In Methanoregula formicica SMSP, the DNA window TCTGGAGCGCCTGGACAAGGAGCAGCTTGTCCATGGGCTGGGCCCGGGCCATGATGTCGAGATTCCGGGCAGCCGTGACCTGCTCGTCAGGAGAGAGCGCCCGGAAGGCCGGACCGGTCACAACGGTCCCGCCCTTGTGGATACCGGACTCCACGGCAATGGCACGGGCGGTCTCCGGGTTGTCCCCGGTCACCATCCGGACACGGATCCCCGCATTCTGGCAGGTTGCAACCGAGTCCCCGATATTGTCGCGGAGCTGGTCCCGGATCCCCACGAACCCGTCCCAGACAAGGTTCGTCTCGCTCTCGTCACCGTTCACGATCTCCTTGTGGGCAAAGGCCAGCGTCCGCATCGCACGCTTCGCAAGCGCCATGACCCCGGAAAGGTCCGGCGCCTCCACGCAGAGACCGGCGAGGATCTCCGGTGCACCCTTGACCAGGAGAAACTGCTTCCCGTTGATCTCCACAACCGTTGACATCCGTTTCCGGTTTCCATCGAAGAGGTACTGCTTTGTCTCGTGCATCTCTGCCCGGATCTGCGCATAGTCAAGGCCGTATTCCTTCAGCCAGCGGAGGAGCGCCCCCTCCGTGGAGTTGCCGATCACGATGGTTTTCCCGTCATGGGTGTCGAGGTACGCGGTCCCGTTGATGGCCGCGTTGAGGGTTATCCACCCGATGGGGGTTTTCGGGAGCGCTTCGGGCTTGACAGGGTTGCCGGCAGAGGATTCGGCAACGAGCATCTGGTTCTTTGTCAGCGTCCCGGTCTTGTCGGTGCAGATGGTGGTGGAAGACCCGATCGTCTCGCAGGCAATGAGCCTTCGCACCAGGCAGTTGGCCCGGGTCATCTTCCGCATGGCAAGGGAGAGCGAGAGGGCCACGCTCATCGGCAGGCCTTCGGGAACGGCCGCGACCACGATAACGACCGCGAGCATGAAGTAATGCAGGATATGGTTGGCGGTATCGAGGTTGAACCCGCTCACGTCACCGGTCAGTACGCCCCGGGCAAACAGCGTGACACAGATGAGGATGGCCATCGCGTACCCGAATTTGCTGATCACGCCGGCAAGCTCCTCGAGTTTTATCTCAAGCGGGGTCCGGGTGGCATGGTCGATCCCGAGGGACGCGGCGATCACGCCCATCTCGGCCCGGTCGCCAACCGCGCCCGCGAGGACCCGGCCTTTACCGGCCGTGACGAAAGTGCCCTTTAATACCCGTTCCCGTTCGCCTTTTTTTACCGGCTCGCTCTCTCCGGTGAATGCGGATTCGTCAACAACCAGGCCATCCGATGCAAGGACCCAGCCGTCGGCAGGGACCGCGTCCCCGGCTTCGAGGAGAATGAGGTCGCCGACAACGATGTCACGGGACGCGACCTGGACGGGATGTCCGTCGCGGACTACCTTGATCGCGATCTCGTCCCGGTGGGCATTTAAGACATCGAACTCCCGGCTGCTCCGGTACTCGTTGAAGAAGGCAATTCCGGTGGAGAGGAGGATCGCGGCAATGATGCCCACGGTATCAAGGAGACCGCTCCCCTGGATGAGCGAAACGACCGTGGAGATGGCAACGGCAAAGAGCAGGATGCGGATGATGGGGTCGTCGAACTTCTCCAGGTACTGCTTCCAGAGCGGATCCCGCACCGGGGGTGTCATCATGTTTGCGCCGTACTCTGTGCGCATCGTTTCGACACGATCAGAGGAGAGGCCGGTGGTGCCGGCGATCTCCGTTAATCGTTCACGGGAAATCAGCGACTCTTCCTTCATGGAGCATGCTCTGGTGTACTGGTCATCAGTATTGGAGCGGAGGGCGGAAAAGAGTATAGGTCTTCCCGGGAAAACCAACAGGACCCATTCGGTATGGGCCCGGAGCAGGAAAAGCGTCAGCACTTTTAACCTTCCACGGCAATCACTCATCGTTCAGAACCATGGACATCCCCTCCCTCCGTGCCCGGTTTGCTTCGATCTCAGAGACCAAACCCATCAGCAAGCTGATGGAATGTACCCGGGGGCCGGGCGGGCTGAAAAAGGTCCTCTCGCCACTCGAGCTCACGCTCCTTGGGATCGGGGCGATCATCGGCACCGGGATATTCGTCATCACGGGAGTCGTTGCCGCGAACTACTCCGGGCCGGCGCTGGTGCTCTCCTTCATCATCTCCGGCATTGCCTGCGCTTTTGCAGCGCTCTGCTATGCCGAATTCGCCGCAATGGTCCCGGTTGCCGGAAGCGCCTATACCTACGGCTATGCCTCGCTCGGGGAGATCTGGGCCTGGATCATCGGCTGGGACCTGATCCTCGAGTATTCCGTCTCAATTGCAGCAGTTGCCGTCGGCTGGTCCGGGTACATGGAGAACATCCTGTCCAGCGCCGGAATCGCCCTGCCGGCCGCACTGGCCGGTCCGCCCGGTACTGACGGCGGGATCCTCAACCTCCCGGCGATCCTCATCATCCTTGTGATAACCGGGCTGCTTGTGCTTGGTGTGAAAGAGAGCGCCCGTGTCAATACTGCCGTTGTCATCATCAAGATCAGCGTGATCCTCCTCTTCCTGTTCCTCGCGTTCTCGCACATCAACCCGGCCAACTGGAGCCCGTTCATGCCCTTTGGGTGGGGCGGCGTTATCACCGGTGCTGCAATCGTCTTTTTTGCCTATATCGGGTTCGATGCCGTATCCACGGCAGCCGAAGAGGTGAAAGACCCGCAGAGGAACGTCCCCATCGGCATCATCGGGTCCTTACTCATCGCCACGGTTCTCTATCTCGCCGTCTCTGTCGTCCTGACCGGCATTGTCCCGTACTACCAGTTTGCCGGAACCTCGGCTCCCGTTGCATTTGCACTCGGGGAGATCGGGATCAGCTGGGGCTCTGCCCTTGTTGCAGTCGGGGCCATCTGCGGTATCACTTCGGTGCTCATTGTCCTGATGTACGGCCAGACCCGGATCTTCTTTGCCATGTCCCGCGACGGGCTCCTGCCGGGCATGTTCCGGAACCTGCATCCGGTGTACCGTACTCCTGTCAGGGCAACCCTGCTTGTCGGCATTGCAACATCCCTCATCGCGGGTTTCCTCCCGCTCCAGGCCATTGCGGAACTGGTCAACATCGGGACGCTGGCGGCATTCATCATTGTCTCCGTGGGGATAATCGTCCTGAGGAGGACGCGGCCGGAGATCGACCGCCCGTTCCGGTGCCCCCTTGTTCCGCTCATTCCCGTTCTGTGCATCATCTTCTGCTCAGTCCTGATCATCATGCTCCCTCTGGTGACCCATCTCCGGTTTGTCCTCTGGCTCGCAATCGGCCTCATCATGTATTTTGCCTACGGTACCAGCCATTCCCGGCTCCATGACGACACTGCCGGCATGGAGTGCTGGGATGCGGGCAGCAGCGGCAAACCCTGATGCATTCCCCAAAGGAGAACTGTAACCCTCAGATCACTACCGCGTTCCGGAACCTCCACCAGGCAAGGGCAAACATGATTGCAGTAAAAAGGACAAGGCCCAGGAACGAGAGCAGGATATCCGCCTGCGTAAAAGCATAGTGGTGGCCGAGAGCATAAAAATCCGGGCCGATCGCGAAGTAACGGATACCGTTGATGAGCAGGGTCATCGGGTTGTATGCAGAAACGATCCGGAGCACTTCGGGGAAGTTGTCAATCGGGTAGAGGGCATTGCTTGCAAAAAAGATCGGCATGGTAAGAAGCGTCATGACACCCTGGAGCCCCTCCGGGCTTTCCATGGAAATGGCAATCGCTGCCGAGAGGAAGAGGAAACCGAGAGCGAACAGGGCGACAAACAGAAGGACCCCGGCAATGCCGATCACGATCCGGAGGGGTGTGAAGCCGGCAAAGAACGCAGCGCCGATCAGGACACCGAAGCCCATGATGATGACGGCCTGGATAAAGGACTTGGTCACGCCGGAAAGGGCGATGCCGGCAACGATATGGTTCCGGCTCACCGGGCTTGCCAGGATCTCCCGCATGAGGCCCCAGTTCTTGTCGAACAGGATCACGATCCCCGAGAAGAGGCTTGTGAACAGCGTGGTCATCGCGATGATGCCGCAGCCCATGAACGTGAGGTACCCCACAGCTTTTGCCCCCTCCGGAACGGGCATGCCTGCCATCACCGCGTCGAAGTTGCTTGCCATGGCAATGCCAAAGAAGGCGAGCCAGAGCGCCGGCTGGAGGAGTGAGGAGACAAGCAGGGACTTGAACCGGACGAACCGGATCATGTCCCGCCAGTAGATGGTTAAAAAGCCGTCCTGCATGTTCAGTGCCTCGCTGCCCGCAAAAACCCGCCCCGCGCCGGCTGCTGCCCCTCGTCGCGGATCTCTTTTCCCGTGTAAAAGACAAAGACATCGTCCATGGTCGGTTTCTTCAGGTTGATGGTGGTGATCGCAATGCCCGCTTCCCGCAACGTGTCGATGACACCGGGCAGGAGCCGGGTCCCGTCCTCGTTCACCATCAGGACAATCCCCTGTTTCTTCTCCGTGATCTCCCGCACGGAGGGGAGGGATTCGAGCAGCCGGCGGGCGGCCGGGTTGTCGCTAGTCTCAAGGTAGATCAGGTCCTGCCCGAGCGTGTTCTTCAGCTGCCAGGGAGTCCCCGTGATGATGATCTTCCCGTGGTCAATGATGCTGATCCGGTCCGAGAGCTGGTCTGCCTCGTCCATGTAATGCGTTGTCAAAAAGATGGTCGTGCCCTCGCGGTTCACGCTACGGATATACTCCCACATCCGCATCCGGGTCTGCGGGTCAAGCCCGAT includes these proteins:
- a CDS encoding calcium-translocating P-type ATPase, PMCA-type, whose amino-acid sequence is MKEESLISRERLTEIAGTTGLSSDRVETMRTEYGANMMTPPVRDPLWKQYLEKFDDPIIRILLFAVAISTVVSLIQGSGLLDTVGIIAAILLSTGIAFFNEYRSSREFDVLNAHRDEIAIKVVRDGHPVQVASRDIVVGDLILLEAGDAVPADGWVLASDGLVVDESAFTGESEPVKKGERERVLKGTFVTAGKGRVLAGAVGDRAEMGVIAASLGIDHATRTPLEIKLEELAGVISKFGYAMAILICVTLFARGVLTGDVSGFNLDTANHILHYFMLAVVIVVAAVPEGLPMSVALSLSLAMRKMTRANCLVRRLIACETIGSSTTICTDKTGTLTKNQMLVAESSAGNPVKPEALPKTPIGWITLNAAINGTAYLDTHDGKTIVIGNSTEGALLRWLKEYGLDYAQIRAEMHETKQYLFDGNRKRMSTVVEINGKQFLLVKGAPEILAGLCVEAPDLSGVMALAKRAMRTLAFAHKEIVNGDESETNLVWDGFVGIRDQLRDNIGDSVATCQNAGIRVRMVTGDNPETARAIAVESGIHKGGTVVTGPAFRALSPDEQVTAARNLDIMARAQPMDKLLLVQALQKSGDVVAVTGDGTNDAPALKHANVGFAMGIAGTEVAREASDIILLDDSFASITQAVWWGRSLYENIQRFLLFQLTINFCACLLVFIAPLLGYPEPFTIIQILWINIIMDTLAAFALCSEAPHAGLLKRQPVPQDATIITPFMWLSILVTGAFLIIGGLLQLATGFLGGSTPEEITTVFFSAFIVAAIWNGVNCRALDGKMPPFFKGNPLFFLIMGMVLLLQIVLVQFGGSVFATVPLSAMQWLTIIIASASVLVVGFLLRVVYQYVKASRNDTSA
- a CDS encoding amino acid permease; the protein is MDIPSLRARFASISETKPISKLMECTRGPGGLKKVLSPLELTLLGIGAIIGTGIFVITGVVAANYSGPALVLSFIISGIACAFAALCYAEFAAMVPVAGSAYTYGYASLGEIWAWIIGWDLILEYSVSIAAVAVGWSGYMENILSSAGIALPAALAGPPGTDGGILNLPAILIILVITGLLVLGVKESARVNTAVVIIKISVILLFLFLAFSHINPANWSPFMPFGWGGVITGAAIVFFAYIGFDAVSTAAEEVKDPQRNVPIGIIGSLLIATVLYLAVSVVLTGIVPYYQFAGTSAPVAFALGEIGISWGSALVAVGAICGITSVLIVLMYGQTRIFFAMSRDGLLPGMFRNLHPVYRTPVRATLLVGIATSLIAGFLPLQAIAELVNIGTLAAFIIVSVGIIVLRRTRPEIDRPFRCPLVPLIPVLCIIFCSVLIIMLPLVTHLRFVLWLAIGLIMYFAYGTSHSRLHDDTAGMECWDAGSSGKP
- a CDS encoding ABC transporter permease, whose product is MQDGFLTIYWRDMIRFVRFKSLLVSSLLQPALWLAFFGIAMASNFDAVMAGMPVPEGAKAVGYLTFMGCGIIAMTTLFTSLFSGIVILFDKNWGLMREILASPVSRNHIVAGIALSGVTKSFIQAVIIMGFGVLIGAAFFAGFTPLRIVIGIAGVLLFVALFALGFLFLSAAIAISMESPEGLQGVMTLLTMPIFFASNALYPIDNFPEVLRIVSAYNPMTLLINGIRYFAIGPDFYALGHHYAFTQADILLSFLGLVLFTAIMFALAWWRFRNAVVI